The Fundidesulfovibrio putealis DSM 16056 genome segment ACGGGAGTCGTGCCCCCGTGCCCGGGTTCGAGCTTGCCACCGTCGGCGCGCCCCACGGCTTGGCTGCCCCAGAAGAGGTCACGAGTCGCCTCGATCTCCTCGGAGGAGGCAGGCCCCCAGACGTAGAGGCACCCGGCATCGATCCGGGCCTGCCAGGAGCGCAGCAGGGCGAACCCGGCAGGGAGGTTCAGGGATGCGGCGTCGATGCTGCCGGACGACTTATTGCCGTTGAACACGTGGAGATAGACCGCGTTGCGGTAGGCGGCGTAGTTCACTGCGATGGCCCGAGCCCGCTGCGTGTCCACGGGCTCCATCGGGACGAAGCGGATCATCGCCATGACGCCCAGTAGGAATGTGAGAACGACAAAGGCTTTCATAGAACCTTCAACCCGTTGTCCTTGATCAGGTTCCTGAGCTGGCGCATGTCGTCGTTGAGCGGATGGAGCTGGTTTTCCCGCAATTTCGCCCGGATGCCTTTCGTTCGCGTGAGGCTGTCCGTGGG includes the following:
- the pilM gene encoding type IV pilus biogenesis protein PilM, producing MKAFVVLTFLLGVMAMIRFVPMEPVDTQRARAIAVNYAAYRNAVYLHVFNGNKSSGSIDAASLNLPAGFALLRSWQARIDAGCLYVWGPASSEEIEATRDLFWGSQAVGRADGGKLEPGHGGTTPVPSFVPDGSLVSVVGIE